From the genome of Adhaeribacter pallidiroseus:
TTTTCTGAACGATATCATGCCCCACAATATTTTCAATGGCATAATCATCGCCTTTTACCAGAATGTCTGGTTTTATCGCCGCAATTAACTCATAGGGAGTATCTTCCGAAAACAATATTACCATATCCACAAACAACAAGGATGCCATAACTCTGGCCCGTGACATTTCGTCTTGAAGTGGCCTTTCCGGACCTTTTAAACGGCAAATAGAACTATCGGTATTTAACCCCAAAACTAGTTTATTGCCTAAATGGCGGGCTTTCTCGAGGTGATCGACATGCCCTAAATGCAGAATATCGAAACACCCATTGGTGAAAACAATTTTATCGCCGGCCGCTTGCCATTGGTGAATTACTTCTAAAGCAGGCGGCAAATTTTCAAAAATTTTACTTTGCGTGTTTATCATAAATTACGGAATTTACCTCTAACTCCATTTCGGGGTTTTGTTTAACTGCAGTCCCATGAAACATGCTGTAAACAAAGCTGATGCCGCCCAGTATAACCACGAATAAGGTTTGGGAAGTATGCGTTACCAAGGCGTAAGCCATGCCAGTTTCTTTCGGTAAGCTATAAAGTAATAAAGTAGAACGCACCATAATGTGAAATACACCTATTCCGCCTTGCACCGGTGCGCTCATGCCTAAGCTGCCCACTACTAAAACCGACAATGCGGCTCCTAAACTTAGATCAGCGGTACCGGGTAAAGCTAAAAATCCTACGTAACCAGTTAAAAAATAAGTAAACCACACAAAGAGCGTATGCGCAATAAACGCTGCTTTATTTTTTAATTTTAAAATACTGAAAATTCCTTCGGCTACTCCTGTAATAAAATTTTTAATTTTCAGATATAAGGCGTTCCTTTTAAGCTTTTCCCGAAAAAAATAAAGTAACGCGGATCCAATTACCGAAACCAACACCAAAGAACCACCCAACCGATACAACCAATCGCTTTTAGTACCATAGCCGGCTACTTTATCCGCAAACATATTCCAGAAAAAAGCGTGAATCCGATCGAATTCAATAAGAAATGCTGCTCCGATTAAAAGTAATAGCATGAGCATATCCAAGAGCCGTTCGGTTATAACAGTGCCAAAAGATGCTTTAACAGTTACATTGCAGGTTTTGCGCAGGATACTACAACGTATAACTTCGCCGGCCCGGGGCAGCACCAAATTAGCCAGGTAACCAACCATCATGGCGTGGTACGTTTCAGAGGCAGAAAGATGGTAACCT
Proteins encoded in this window:
- a CDS encoding lysylphosphatidylglycerol synthase transmembrane domain-containing protein yields the protein MKTLVTVSKYILLISLSVLLMWYALKGIDFTLVWKQLQHINYFWIGVSLLLAFAGYCSRAYRWKMQLEPLGYHLSASETYHAMMVGYLANLVLPRAGEVIRCSILRKTCNVTVKASFGTVITERLLDMLMLLLLIGAAFLIEFDRIHAFFWNMFADKVAGYGTKSDWLYRLGGSLVLVSVIGSALLYFFREKLKRNALYLKIKNFITGVAEGIFSILKLKNKAAFIAHTLFVWFTYFLTGYVGFLALPGTADLSLGAALSVLVVGSLGMSAPVQGGIGVFHIMVRSTLLLYSLPKETGMAYALVTHTSQTLFVVILGGISFVYSMFHGTAVKQNPEMELEVNSVIYDKHAK
- the rfaE2 gene encoding D-glycero-beta-D-manno-heptose 1-phosphate adenylyltransferase; the encoded protein is MINTQSKIFENLPPALEVIHQWQAAGDKIVFTNGCFDILHLGHVDHLEKARHLGNKLVLGLNTDSSICRLKGPERPLQDEMSRARVMASLLFVDMVILFSEDTPYELIAAIKPDILVKGDDYAIENIVGHDIVQKNGGIVKTITLVQGYSTTRIIEKIKKQIKS